From the Streptomyces sp. KMM 9044 genome, one window contains:
- a CDS encoding TerD family protein: protein MGVTLAKGGNVSLSKAAPNLTQVMIGLGWDARSTTGAPFDLDASALVCSDGRVMGDEWFIFYNQLTSPDGSVEHTGDNLTGEGDGDDESLMVDLSKVPARCDKIVFPVSIHLADDRGQAFGQVGNAFIRVVNQADGQELARYDLSEDASTETAMIFGELYRYRGEWKFRAVGQGYASGLRGIALDFGVNVS, encoded by the coding sequence ATGGGCGTCACGCTCGCCAAGGGAGGCAATGTCTCCCTGTCCAAGGCCGCACCGAACCTCACGCAGGTGATGATCGGGCTCGGCTGGGACGCACGCTCCACCACGGGAGCCCCCTTCGACCTCGACGCCAGCGCGCTGGTGTGCAGCGACGGCCGGGTCATGGGGGACGAGTGGTTCATCTTCTACAACCAGCTCACGAGCCCGGACGGCTCGGTCGAGCACACCGGCGACAACCTCACCGGCGAGGGCGACGGCGACGACGAGTCCCTGATGGTCGACCTCTCCAAGGTGCCGGCCCGGTGCGACAAGATCGTTTTCCCGGTCTCCATCCACCTGGCCGACGACCGCGGTCAGGCTTTCGGTCAGGTCGGCAATGCTTTCATCCGAGTGGTGAATCAGGCGGACGGTCAGGAGCTCGCCCGCTACGACCTCTCGGAGGACGCCTCCACGGAAACCGCGATGATCTTCGGCGAGCTCTACCGCTATCGGGGCGAGTGGAAGTTCAGAGCGGTGGGGCAGGGGTACGCGTCGGGGCTTCGGGGTATCGCCCTAGACTTCGGAGTCAATGTTTCGTAA
- a CDS encoding DUF475 domain-containing protein → MVLKTFGWSFAVTALGLVAAILFGGWTAFGIVAILSILEISLSFDNAVVNAGILKKMNAFWQKIFLTIGILIAVFGMRLVFPVVIVAVSASLGPLEAVDLALSDKDRYQELVTDAHPSIAAFGGMFLLMIFLDFVFEDRDIKWLTWIERPLAKLGKVDMLSVCIALVVLLTASLTVGVNAHQHGGTHVDKAETVLLAGIGGLITYMIVSGLSGFFENRLEEQEEREHEAEEKAERAGKPKTALAIGGQAAFFMFLYLEVLDASFSFDGVIGAFAITNDIVLMALGLGIGAMYVRSLTVYLVRQGTLDEYVYLEHGAHYAIGALAALLLITIQYEVNEIITGLIGVFLIGLSFWSSVRRNRALAEAEGGTAEKTEVSSGV, encoded by the coding sequence GTGGTTCTGAAAACCTTCGGCTGGTCGTTCGCGGTCACCGCGCTCGGCCTGGTCGCAGCGATCCTCTTCGGGGGGTGGACCGCCTTCGGTATCGTGGCGATCCTCTCGATCCTCGAGATCTCGCTGTCCTTCGACAACGCGGTGGTCAACGCCGGAATCCTGAAGAAGATGAATGCCTTCTGGCAGAAGATCTTCCTCACCATCGGCATCCTGATCGCCGTCTTCGGCATGCGGCTGGTCTTCCCCGTCGTGATCGTCGCCGTCAGCGCCTCGCTCGGCCCGCTCGAAGCGGTCGATCTCGCTCTCAGTGACAAGGACCGCTACCAGGAGCTGGTCACCGACGCGCACCCGTCGATCGCCGCCTTCGGTGGTATGTTCCTGCTGATGATCTTCCTGGACTTCGTCTTCGAGGACCGGGACATCAAGTGGCTGACCTGGATCGAGCGTCCGCTGGCCAAGCTCGGCAAGGTCGACATGCTGTCGGTCTGCATCGCGCTGGTCGTCCTGCTGACCGCCTCCCTGACGGTCGGGGTCAATGCCCACCAGCACGGCGGCACCCATGTCGACAAGGCGGAAACGGTTCTCCTCGCCGGTATCGGCGGTTTGATCACCTACATGATCGTGAGCGGGCTCTCCGGCTTCTTCGAGAACCGGCTCGAGGAGCAGGAGGAACGCGAGCACGAGGCCGAGGAGAAGGCCGAGCGGGCCGGCAAGCCCAAGACGGCCCTCGCCATCGGCGGCCAGGCCGCGTTCTTCATGTTCCTCTACCTCGAGGTCCTGGACGCCTCCTTCTCCTTCGACGGCGTGATCGGCGCCTTCGCCATCACCAACGACATCGTGCTGATGGCCCTGGGCCTCGGTATCGGCGCCATGTACGTCCGTTCGCTGACGGTCTACCTGGTGCGCCAGGGCACCCTCGACGAGTACGTCTACCTGGAGCACGGCGCGCACTACGCGATCGGCGCCCTCGCCGCGCTCCTGCTCATCACGATCCAGTACGAGGTCAACGAGATCATCACCGGTCTCATCGGTGTCTTCCTGATCGGCCTGTCCTTCTGGTCCTCCGTGCGCCGCAACAGGGCACTCGCGGAGGCCGAGGGCGGCACGGCCGAGAAGACCGAGGTCTCCTCCGGGGTGTGA
- a CDS encoding TerD family protein — MGFLDGLRRGNDSAFDSGNAATNAIELTKRNAQVSLTRQGAATGNLRINLSWRMRTSDLGGSQRESLLRHPLKALRPPEVIAHSQSMVNVDLDLGCLYELQDGTKGVVQPLGGLLGDVNGPPYVKLSGDDRFGSGSGETIYVNLDHRENIKRLLVFVYIYDQTPAFDRTQAMVTLYPSNGPRIEIGLDERHPQARSCAVVMIENARDELIVHREVKFVYGFQGELDRLYGWGLQWGRGFKSKTGR, encoded by the coding sequence ATGGGCTTCCTGGACGGACTGCGGCGCGGAAACGACAGTGCCTTCGACTCGGGCAACGCGGCCACCAACGCCATCGAGCTGACAAAGCGGAATGCGCAGGTGTCCCTGACCAGACAGGGCGCGGCCACCGGAAACCTCCGGATCAACCTGAGCTGGCGGATGCGCACCTCCGACCTGGGCGGCTCCCAGCGGGAGAGCCTGCTGCGCCACCCCCTCAAGGCGCTCAGGCCTCCGGAGGTCATCGCCCACAGCCAGAGCATGGTCAACGTCGACCTGGACCTCGGCTGCCTGTACGAGCTCCAGGACGGCACCAAGGGCGTGGTCCAGCCGCTCGGCGGCCTCCTCGGCGACGTCAACGGGCCGCCGTACGTCAAGCTCAGCGGCGACGACCGGTTCGGCTCGGGCTCCGGGGAGACGATCTACGTCAACCTGGACCACCGCGAGAACATCAAACGCCTGCTGGTCTTCGTGTACATCTACGACCAGACGCCCGCCTTCGACCGGACCCAGGCCATGGTCACGCTCTACCCCAGCAACGGCCCGCGGATCGAGATAGGCCTGGACGAACGCCATCCGCAGGCCCGCTCCTGCGCCGTGGTGATGATCGAGAACGCCAGGGACGAGCTCATCGTCCACCGCGAGGTGAAGTTCGTCTACGGCTTCCAGGGAGAACTGGACCGCCTCTACGGCTGGGGCCTGCAGTGGGGGCGCGGCTTCAAGTCGAAGACGGGCCGCTAG
- a CDS encoding TerD family protein, translating to MTHAMLKGSNVPLRTTTVRAVLRWSPGQGVPDVDASALLLGLDGRVRSDGDFVFYNQPRHPSGKVWRLGKKRVAEVLTDTIQTDLGGVEEGVGRILLVASADGVTFDTVDTLRILLYDAQAPDAEALAYFDVTPETGQETALICGELYRRGDGWKFRALGEGYANGLKGLATDFGISVDESEAAQEPSAAGPATSSPSVSPEALTQVHAPAAADRSGPLPPEQPPGVPAQPAYGYPPQQPPATQPAYGYPQPAGRPTYGYPQTSPVPATAAAPSGYGYPPPAPHSPDPDFRLPPQGPQFIGR from the coding sequence ATGACGCACGCCATGCTGAAGGGGTCGAACGTCCCGCTCCGAACCACCACGGTACGCGCCGTCCTGCGGTGGTCGCCCGGCCAGGGTGTCCCCGACGTGGACGCGTCCGCTCTGCTCCTCGGGCTCGACGGCCGGGTCCGTTCGGACGGGGACTTCGTCTTCTACAACCAGCCGCGGCACCCGTCCGGCAAGGTGTGGCGACTCGGCAAGAAGCGCGTCGCCGAGGTCCTGACCGACACGATCCAGACGGATCTCGGCGGGGTCGAGGAGGGCGTCGGGCGGATTCTGCTGGTGGCGTCGGCGGACGGTGTCACCTTCGACACCGTGGACACGCTGCGCATCCTGCTGTACGACGCGCAGGCCCCGGACGCGGAAGCGCTGGCGTACTTCGACGTCACCCCGGAGACGGGCCAGGAGACCGCGCTGATCTGCGGTGAGCTGTACCGGCGCGGGGACGGCTGGAAGTTCCGGGCACTCGGCGAGGGCTATGCGAACGGGCTGAAGGGCCTGGCGACGGACTTCGGGATCTCGGTGGACGAGTCGGAGGCCGCGCAGGAGCCGTCGGCCGCCGGCCCCGCCACGTCCTCGCCCTCGGTTTCCCCCGAGGCCCTGACCCAGGTGCACGCCCCCGCCGCGGCCGACCGGTCCGGCCCGCTGCCGCCCGAGCAGCCGCCGGGCGTTCCGGCTCAGCCCGCGTACGGCTATCCGCCCCAGCAGCCGCCGGCCACGCAGCCGGCCTACGGCTACCCGCAGCCGGCCGGCCGGCCCACCTACGGCTACCCCCAGACGTCCCCCGTGCCCGCCACCGCGGCGGCCCCGTCCGGCTACGGCTACCCGCCCCCGGCTCCCCACTCCCCCGACCCCGACTTCCGCCTGCCCCCGCAGGGGCCGCAGTTCATCGGACGGTAG
- a CDS encoding HpcH/HpaI aldolase/citrate lyase family protein: MRHFGQFAPAVRKRLFYREPGLFTAQSPARLLSMALGATLYSPATRPRLADDIVKQAGNGVVSMVLCLEDSIGDDDVSAGEANLVAQFADLADRPGADLPLLFIRVRTPEQIPDLVRRLGPTAPLLSGFVLPKFTEERGMPFLEALTVAEASYGHRLFAMPVLESPELLYRETRVETLEGILRAVDKYRDRVLALRLGVTDFCSPYGLRRGPDMTAYDLQIVASVIADVVNMLARVDGTGFTVTGPVWEYFRAQERMFKPQLRQSPFLEVKATELRQSLIEHAMDGLLREISLDRANGLQGKTCIHPSHVLPVHALSVVSHEEYSDAQDILRPERGGGGVMRSAYTNKMNEVKPHRAWAERTVLRAEVFGVTNEDIGFVELLAAGLVK; the protein is encoded by the coding sequence ATGCGTCACTTCGGACAGTTCGCCCCTGCGGTGCGGAAACGTCTCTTCTACCGGGAGCCGGGCCTGTTCACGGCACAGTCCCCGGCCCGTCTGCTCTCCATGGCCCTCGGTGCCACGCTGTACAGCCCCGCGACCCGCCCCCGGCTCGCCGACGACATCGTCAAGCAGGCCGGGAACGGTGTGGTCTCGATGGTGCTGTGTCTCGAGGACTCCATCGGAGACGACGACGTGAGCGCCGGCGAGGCGAACCTCGTGGCCCAGTTCGCCGACCTGGCCGACCGGCCCGGAGCCGACCTGCCGCTGCTGTTCATCCGGGTCCGCACCCCCGAGCAGATCCCCGACCTCGTCCGGCGCCTCGGCCCCACCGCCCCCCTGCTGTCCGGGTTCGTCCTGCCGAAGTTCACCGAGGAACGCGGCATGCCCTTCCTCGAGGCCCTCACCGTCGCCGAGGCCTCCTACGGCCACCGCCTCTTCGCGATGCCGGTGCTGGAGTCGCCCGAGCTGCTCTACCGGGAGACCCGGGTGGAGACCCTCGAGGGCATCCTCCGCGCGGTCGACAAGTACCGCGACCGGGTCCTCGCGCTGCGCCTCGGCGTGACCGACTTCTGCTCCCCGTACGGGCTGCGCCGCGGCCCCGACATGACGGCCTACGACCTCCAGATCGTCGCCTCCGTGATCGCCGACGTGGTGAACATGCTGGCCCGCGTCGACGGCACCGGATTCACCGTGACCGGGCCGGTCTGGGAGTACTTCCGGGCCCAGGAGCGCATGTTCAAGCCACAACTGCGGCAGAGCCCGTTCCTCGAGGTGAAGGCCACGGAGCTGCGCCAGTCACTGATCGAGCACGCCATGGACGGCCTGCTGCGGGAGATCTCCCTGGACCGGGCCAACGGACTGCAGGGCAAGACCTGCATCCACCCCTCGCACGTCCTGCCCGTGCACGCGCTGTCCGTCGTCAGCCACGAGGAGTACAGCGACGCCCAGGACATCCTGCGGCCGGAACGCGGCGGTGGTGGTGTCATGAGGTCGGCGTACACGAACAAAATGAACGAGGTGAAGCCGCACCGCGCGTGGGCCGAGCGGACCGTGCTGCGCGCCGAGGTGTTCGGCGTCACGAACGAGGACATCGGGTTCGTGGAGCTGCTCGCGGCCGGCCTGGTCAAGTGA